From the genome of Prinia subflava isolate CZ2003 ecotype Zambia chromosome 12, Cam_Psub_1.2, whole genome shotgun sequence:
ttaaagttAAGTGACATGTGGCCCTTATCAAAGAGAGACATACAAGAACTAAGGgggggaaagcaaaaaaaaaaagtcatggaGTTGTTACACATTGCAGCTTTAAAAAGATTCTTTTCACAGTGTCAAAAAGCAGTATTTCTCCACTCCAGCTTTGCTCTAAACCCAACAACTGTTGTGGTTTGTAATGCAAAACTTACGGAAGATGGAGGATAACTTTTAGCTTTGAAGTGTTTAGCTTGTCTCAGTACATGCACTGGTAAGTGCCCTTTAAAAATCCCAGGTATGCCAGCGTAAGAACAGGTCACATTTGCACTCCAGGCACCAGCCTCTCACATTCCAGAGCTGCAATTTATCCTCAGTTGGAACAGCTCTATGCAATGATCAGCTAACCCTGCCAAATCATTTAGGGTTTCATCTTTTCATAATACATGTTGAGGTTAAAACCCTGAGAGTTTTTAAGAGAGCATTGATTGGCAACAGAAGTTTCTTGAAAGAAGTTGAGAAAGGGCAAAAAAGTGACacaaaaatacttcatttcAACTGTAGGAGTCTAGGGGTAAGAGCAGAGAAAGGTAATTCTAAGAGGTAAGTTTAAATTTAAGTATATGGAGTGTTTTCAGTTATccagtgcttttaaaaaaaaaaaatcgggTTATTTCTTGTCCTCTTTGCTTTCCTCCATCTGCCCAGACAGAGAGGCCTCTAACTGCACAGCAGATGGTTTACTTGCAGCCCACAGCAACAGTCTTTCAAAAGGTGTTAGTCTTGAGTCTCCTAATCAGAGAGAAATGAAACAATTAACCCCTTAATCCACAGTAGAGACATAGACAGAAACCTGAAGGAGGATTGCTATTCACAGAAAATATCAAGTAAGACTAACAGTGATGGCTGAAGACCTGCCAGGTTTGGCAATCCAACCACCTGTAGCCTTTTGGGGTACACCGCTAGTTTAGGGGAGAAGCCAAACCAACGGTTTGCTCCTCTCAGTCACAATCCCTACACAGGGCGAGTGTTAATTGCTTAATTGACGCAGGTACTATCATTTCTTAAActgagcacagcctgaggcAGCTTCCCTGCATCCAGTACCTGGCTGGCATCAGCCTGCTGACAGACCTTACTGTCTGTAGCAGCGCTACATGTGAATGAATCAAAGTCCACCGTTATGTCTTGCACGTTTCTTTCATTGGCATTGTCAAAGCTATTTTTACCATGCAGCTGTTTCAGGTGTTTCCTCAGAACGGGCTTATGAGCAAAGACCATGTCACAGTAGTTACACTTGTGGGGCTTGTCCCCACTGTGCAGGTTGAGGTGGTCCTGTAGGGAACATTTCTGAGAGAACGTTTTCCCACAGATCTTACACTGGAATGGTTTGATGCCTGCGTGCACTCTCATGTGCCGGTGGAGATTGCCCTTCTGAGTGAACGTCTTGCCACAGAGCAGACACATAAATAGTTTATGCATCTTTAAGTGGTTAGCATAGTTTTCCAGATGCCGAAATACTCTCGTGCACTTTGGACACTGATGGTGCCACTGGAGGCCTTTGTCTATCCCTCGGTTGTTAGGCCCAAACATATCTTTAGAGGCCAGAATGATGTTATCGCTGCCGGCATAGGAAAGGGCATAGTTGTGGAGGTGGTTTTGCTCTATTTCACTTGCTCTGTTCTCAACAGTGGAGTTGATAAGAAAGTGTTGAGGCTCTGAGGAATGCAGCGCAGTTTGTTCAGAAGAAATAAACTGGTTCTGATCCTTCTTGTTCCTAACTTCTGTTACCTCCCCAATGGACTCCACCTTGATGATCTGAATATCACTATCCTCCATGTCCATGCTGTCTTCTGAAGGCTGAATACACGGCGAGTCTTGCTGCAGAGAGTCATCGTCTCCCTGATGTTCCTTCAGCTCAGAAGAATCGCTCTGCTGTTCGCACTCTTTGCTGTCCAGCGGCTGCTTGGGCTTGATGAACTTCCACAGGGCCTGTGTGCAGCGCTCCACGATGTGGCTCATCTGCAGAAAGCTCGCAGCAGTCAGGTAGTTCACCAGCTCCATTTCAGGGAACTCCAGAGTGCCACTGtaacaggagagcagcagctgcctccccaCTTCTGAACTCTGCAGGATCGAGATTTTTACATCTCTGGAGTCGTTCAATAGGAACTGATCCCTTAAAAAAGGAGAGCCAGCAGCAAAGACAATTTTATGCCCATGAACTTCAACATCGTCTATATGGACCACGACATcacaaaatttgttttcttccctcagtttgttcattttctgtaaCATTGAATCTCCATAGTTGTCAAACTTGAAATGAAGAATATCTGATCTTTCTGACATTTTGGCACACCTAcggaaaagcagcaggaagaaaaaccaaacaatgagtacattttgttttctaaaaggCAGGTTAGAAAGTTTTAAAGTAGTAACATAAAGTGGGCGTTTAAAAAGCCGTTATGCTTTTTATCCTACATACACACGGAAGTCCATTACAAgtaaaaacaaattcaagtTTACATCTCATATTACAATAACTTCtacctttttttaatgta
Proteins encoded in this window:
- the ZBTB26 gene encoding zinc finger and BTB domain-containing protein 26; translated protein: MSERSDILHFKFDNYGDSMLQKMNKLREENKFCDVVVHIDDVEVHGHKIVFAAGSPFLRDQFLLNDSRDVKISILQSSEVGRQLLLSCYSGTLEFPEMELVNYLTAASFLQMSHIVERCTQALWKFIKPKQPLDSKECEQQSDSSELKEHQGDDDSLQQDSPCIQPSEDSMDMEDSDIQIIKVESIGEVTEVRNKKDQNQFISSEQTALHSSEPQHFLINSTVENRASEIEQNHLHNYALSYAGSDNIILASKDMFGPNNRGIDKGLQWHHQCPKCTRVFRHLENYANHLKMHKLFMCLLCGKTFTQKGNLHRHMRVHAGIKPFQCKICGKTFSQKCSLQDHLNLHSGDKPHKCNYCDMVFAHKPVLRKHLKQLHGKNSFDNANERNVQDITVDFDSFTCSAATDSKVCQQADASQVLDAGKLPQAVLSLRNDSTCVN